A genomic stretch from Glycine soja cultivar W05 unplaced genomic scaffold, ASM419377v2 tig00104178_1_pilon_502608_766094, whole genome shotgun sequence includes:
- the LOC114404473 gene encoding uncharacterized protein LOC114404473 → MAISVMKEANMKGRMERDEDLTLFRELRKHQNERVSSLFHCVNSEEFECGTNTDSGNFSLYRISSGKKEYGLEFLETNKNDYDWLKTPPATPLFPSLEMEPSSQLVVQKELPISQVISRFAWSTRDVEAQPKPKSIDGKANTKSTKAKLPTRSMTTSHNKQRPSIIKNTNELQQTSTTPPTIINNKGSNAKIKHDAANNTRSTPQKQTNNVDFHALCIQKSIETNESQRKSRSARVVSPSVKSRVVNLSNIVELSNETPPNLRTDQRSSSTTRGRSTTRSSTIAGFQNRDPTPRTCRPSRSPSPSMANGGLNQLDRTQKKLREQKETFTLAAGTNENRPHFKGSKMVEKVVNARKSGVNQMDRETKAKAFKYREK, encoded by the exons ATGGCAATTAGTGTTATGAAGGAGGCCAACATGAAAGGGCGTATGGAACGAGACGAGGACCTAACTCTTTTCAGGGAATTGCGGAAGCACCAGAATGAACGTGTATCCAGCCTCTTCCATTGTGTTAATTCTGAAGAGTTTGAATGTGGCACTAATACTGATAGTG GAAATTTTTCACTGTATAGAATTTCGTCAGGGAAAAAAGAATATGGACTAGAGTTTctggaaacaaacaaaaatgattatgaTTG GTTGAAAACACCACCAGCAACTCCCCTATTTCCATCTCTTGAAATGGAACCCAGTTCTCAACTTGTCGTTCAAAAGGAGCTACCAATCTCTCAGGTCATCTCAAGA TTTGCATGGAGTACTAGGGATGTGGAAGCACAGCCAAAACCCAAATCAATTGATGGAAAGGCAAATACCAAATCAACTAAAGCAAAACTTCCAACAAGATCAATGACTACAAGTCACAACAAGCAAAGACCAAGCATCATCAAGAACACAAATGAACTACAACAAACAAGCACAACTCCTCCTACCATTATTAACAACAAAGGCAGCAAtgcaaaaattaaacatgatgcAGCCAACAACACTAGATCCACCCCCCAAAAGCAAACCAACAATGTTGATTTCCATGCTTTGTGTATCCAGAAAAGCATAGAAACAAATGAATCACAGAGAAAGTCAAGATCAGCTAGAGTTGTTTCTCCATCGGTGAAGTCAAGGGTTGTAAATCTAAGTAACATTGTAGAACTCTCAAATGAGACACCACCAAATCTAAGGACGGATCAGAGGTCGAGTTCCACAACACGGGGACGAAGCACAACTCGATCTTCTACGATTGCAGGGTTTCAAAATCGTGATCCTACTCCGCGAACTTGCAGACCATCAAGATCACCATCACCAAGCATGGCTAATGGTGGCTTGAACCAGTTAGACAGAACCCAGAAAAAATTGAGGGAACAAAAAGAAACATTCACTCTAGCAGCAGGCACTAATGAAAATAGACCACATTTTAAGGGAAGTAAGATGGTAGAGAAAGTAGTGAATGCTAGAAAATCAGGTGTGAATCAAATGGACAGAGAAACCAAAGCAAAAGCTTTCAAATATAGG gaaaaatga